One window of the Trifolium pratense cultivar HEN17-A07 linkage group LG2, ARS_RC_1.1, whole genome shotgun sequence genome contains the following:
- the LOC123905840 gene encoding mitochondrial import inner membrane translocase subunit PAM16 like 2-like yields the protein MATKILANLVVMGGTILARAVVQAYRQALTNASKNGVAQETMQNTIRKASKTITEQEARQILGVTEKTPWEDIIKKYERLFENNAKNGSFYLQSKVYRAKECLESIYKGKGEGGPS from the exons ATG GCTACAAAGATTCTCGCAAACTTGGTTGTGATGGGTGGGACAATCTTGGCAAGAGCCGTCGTTCAGGCATATCGTCAGGCCCTTACCA ATGCCTCAAAAAATGGTGTTGCACAAGAAACAATGCAAAATACTATCCGCAAAGCTAGCAAAACAATAACAGAGCAAGAGGCTCGGCAAATTCTTGGTGTTACCGAGAAAACTCCCTGGGAGGATATAATCAAG AAATACGAAAGATTGTTTGAGAATAATGCAAAGAATGGGAGTTTTTACCTCCAGTCGAAAGTTTATCGGGCGAAGGAATGTTTAGAGTCTATCTATAAAGGCAAGGGTGAAGGAGGCCCTAGTTGA